One window of Atribacter laminatus genomic DNA carries:
- a CDS encoding IS4 family transposase, with translation MKTPLLSGRIDLRKKTNHHKERGVFMTILPENLKNERTLLPMFSSFMKEFKVNQLFRKCHMNKKKGFPVKDVFQMIFLLVFTQKNVAGLLQSRHPLFQGKKDTLYRFLHKTSGSWRKLLFLLSTKVVSEALLPFTSLKRYTWVVDDSPYERPRSLKVEGLSRFYDHAQGRFSRGFRMLTLGLTDGATFIPFAFSLLSSHQKENQLCPMDASVDGRNKRARLRKESQEKAPDVFFNLLDGALKHCPLVSTILFDSWFSFPALIRKCALRGLSVVCMLKNTPKIYYSFGGKVLSLSSLFTRIQKRPHGNIIGSGVVNLNLTGKPLLARIVFVRSEKQKSQWLALLSTDLSLSEDEIVTLYGKRWDIEVFFKMVKSVLKLTREFQVRSYDALVSHTSIVFIRYIMLAVIARRNTDPRTFGELFYACYDEIQDITLMEALTLLLELLKTTIKQILVLSEEKVKELLIYFVNSLPAWLREKVLLLNCES, from the coding sequence ATGAAAACACCCCTCCTTTCTGGTAGAATTGACTTAAGGAAAAAAACCAATCACCACAAAGAGAGAGGTGTCTTCATGACTATCCTACCAGAAAATTTGAAAAATGAAAGGACCTTGTTACCCATGTTTTCCTCCTTTATGAAGGAGTTTAAAGTGAACCAACTGTTTCGAAAATGCCATATGAACAAAAAGAAAGGGTTCCCAGTCAAAGACGTCTTTCAGATGATCTTTCTCCTAGTCTTTACTCAGAAAAACGTTGCTGGTCTTCTCCAATCTCGACATCCCCTTTTCCAAGGAAAGAAAGACACTCTTTACCGTTTCCTCCACAAGACCAGTGGGAGCTGGCGAAAATTGCTCTTTCTTTTGAGTACCAAAGTAGTCTCTGAAGCGCTCCTTCCTTTTACCAGTTTGAAACGCTACACCTGGGTGGTGGATGATTCCCCCTATGAACGGCCTCGGAGCTTGAAAGTTGAAGGGCTCTCTCGATTCTATGATCACGCCCAAGGACGGTTCAGTCGGGGTTTCAGAATGCTCACTTTAGGACTCACCGATGGTGCTACATTCATTCCCTTTGCTTTTTCATTGTTAAGTTCTCACCAAAAAGAAAACCAGCTCTGTCCCATGGATGCCTCCGTTGATGGACGAAACAAAAGAGCTCGTCTTCGGAAAGAATCCCAAGAAAAAGCTCCAGATGTCTTCTTCAACCTCCTGGATGGAGCCTTGAAACACTGTCCTTTGGTCTCAACTATTCTCTTTGATAGTTGGTTCAGTTTTCCAGCCCTCATCCGCAAATGTGCTCTTCGCGGATTATCAGTGGTGTGCATGCTCAAAAACACCCCAAAAATTTACTATTCTTTTGGTGGAAAAGTTCTTTCTCTTTCCTCTCTTTTCACCAGAATTCAGAAAAGACCACACGGCAATATCATTGGATCGGGTGTCGTGAATCTCAATCTCACTGGGAAACCACTTTTAGCTCGGATTGTCTTTGTCCGAAGTGAAAAACAAAAATCTCAATGGTTGGCACTGCTTTCAACTGATCTGTCTCTTTCTGAAGACGAGATCGTCACCCTCTATGGGAAACGCTGGGATATCGAGGTTTTCTTCAAGATGGTGAAATCGGTCTTGAAACTCACTCGGGAATTTCAGGTTCGATCCTATGATGCTCTGGTATCCCATACCAGTATCGTCTTTATCCGCTATATCATGCTCGCGGTTATTGCCCGGAGAAACACCGATCCCCGAACCTTTGGCGAGCTTTTCTATGCCTGCTATGATGAAATTCAGGATATCACTCTTATGGAAGCACTCACTCTTCTTCTTGAGCTCCTGAAGACGACCATCAAACAGATTCTTGTCCTTTCAGAAGAAAAAGTCAAAGAGCTACTCATCTATTTTGTAAATAGTCTTCCAGCATGGTTGAGAGAAAAAGTGCTATTATTGAACTGCGAAAGTTGA
- a CDS encoding phosphoribosylaminoimidazolesuccinocarboxamide synthase — MGSVKDLLIQTSPRENIMGKGQFIFSDRYSVFDWGEMPDHIPYKGESLCLIGAYFFEKLTDLGYLTHYRGLEEKGQTKKLAQLSSPSPVMHVSLVQVIHPSQSDDTYDYGVYHHDHTNFLIPFEFIYRNSIPFGASFRKRVESGSINLKEYGLEKMPSPDKKLSTPILDVSTKLEEQDRYLTWSDVLDLNIINTEDINHIKKTLTFADELISNEVKKIGLENEDGKIELAFDPERNLMFVDVLGTPDECRFTWKGIHLSKEVAREFYRKTSWYEEVSQIKSRYSVGWKYYVKSKPQPLPKKLLQAIGWIYQRIAIDITGREWFSEVPSLEKIVEEIKEFV, encoded by the coding sequence ATGGGAAGCGTGAAAGACCTTTTAATTCAAACATCACCTCGTGAAAATATTATGGGAAAAGGTCAATTTATCTTTTCTGATCGTTATTCAGTTTTTGATTGGGGAGAAATGCCCGACCATATTCCCTACAAAGGAGAATCTCTCTGCTTAATTGGAGCCTATTTCTTTGAAAAGCTGACCGATTTGGGGTACCTGACCCACTATCGAGGATTGGAAGAAAAGGGACAAACAAAAAAACTGGCTCAGCTCTCCAGTCCTTCTCCTGTTATGCATGTCTCGCTCGTCCAGGTAATTCATCCCTCACAAAGTGATGATACTTATGATTACGGCGTTTATCACCATGACCATACCAATTTTCTCATTCCTTTTGAATTCATATATCGGAATTCCATTCCATTTGGAGCCAGCTTTAGAAAAAGAGTCGAGAGTGGGTCTATAAATTTAAAAGAATACGGTTTGGAAAAAATGCCTTCACCAGATAAAAAACTTTCGACCCCGATTCTCGATGTGTCAACTAAGTTGGAGGAACAAGATCGATACCTGACTTGGAGCGACGTTCTGGATCTCAATATTATAAATACTGAGGATATTAACCATATCAAGAAAACATTAACATTTGCTGACGAGTTGATAAGCAATGAAGTGAAAAAAATTGGTTTAGAGAACGAGGATGGGAAAATTGAGTTAGCTTTCGATCCAGAAAGAAATCTGATGTTTGTCGATGTGTTAGGTACCCCCGATGAATGCCGTTTCACCTGGAAGGGAATTCACCTCAGTAAGGAGGTCGCTCGAGAGTTTTATCGAAAAACATCATGGTATGAAGAAGTAAGCCAGATTAAATCTCGTTATTCAGTTGGTTGGAAATATTACGTAAAAAGTAAACCACAACCATTACCGAAAAAGCTTCTCCAGGCAATTGGCTGGATATATCAAAGAATTGCCATAGATATAACTGGAAGGGAATGGTTCTCGGAAGTTCCTTCTTTAGAAAAGATAGTTGAAGAAATCAAAGAGTTTGTATAG
- a CDS encoding sugar-binding transcriptional regulator, with protein MDYHQETELVYQIAHLYYNEGMTQEKIAKQLGMNRLKIHRYLEAAKEEGIVQILVINPLSHVAELESFIKQKYRLEEIIVVPALTKNEYFIRKSLARSASKYLSENIHDGDCIGIGWGKTMYETLKYFQSSRKISATVVPLIGGIGQYAADFQVNEMARQFSEKINGEFVPLYAPAIVDSESIVKALFSDKNFEKVSKLWERLDIAIVGIGGPIAKDTYLPDTSLSDNDLKILINKGHVGDILFNNFDKNGKVCNESLTKKRVGISFEQLKKAKKIIAIAGSLRKKEAILASLKSGYVDVLITDQIVAKELAGNEQ; from the coding sequence ATGGACTATCATCAAGAGACAGAATTAGTTTATCAAATAGCTCATCTCTATTATAACGAAGGCATGACCCAAGAAAAAATTGCCAAACAATTAGGCATGAACCGTTTAAAAATTCACCGCTATTTGGAAGCAGCCAAAGAAGAGGGGATTGTCCAAATCTTGGTCATTAATCCTCTTTCCCATGTTGCAGAACTTGAAAGCTTCATAAAGCAAAAATATAGATTGGAAGAAATAATTGTTGTTCCAGCACTGACTAAGAATGAATACTTTATAAGAAAAAGTTTAGCGAGATCTGCTTCTAAGTACTTAAGTGAGAATATCCACGATGGTGATTGTATCGGTATCGGTTGGGGTAAGACCATGTATGAAACTTTAAAATATTTTCAATCAAGCAGAAAAATATCGGCAACTGTAGTTCCTTTGATTGGAGGTATTGGTCAGTATGCCGCCGACTTCCAAGTAAATGAGATGGCTCGTCAGTTTTCAGAAAAAATAAACGGTGAATTCGTCCCCCTCTATGCACCAGCAATAGTTGATAGCGAATCAATAGTCAAAGCATTGTTTTCCGATAAAAATTTCGAGAAAGTTTCGAAATTGTGGGAAAGGTTGGACATAGCGATAGTTGGAATCGGTGGACCTATTGCCAAGGACACCTATCTTCCCGATACATCTCTTAGCGATAATGATTTAAAAATTCTTATAAATAAAGGCCATGTTGGCGATATCCTATTTAATAATTTTGATAAAAATGGAAAAGTATGTAATGAATCATTAACTAAAAAAAGGGTAGGAATATCTTTTGAGCAATTAAAAAAAGCTAAAAAAATAATCGCAATTGCAGGATCTTTACGGAAAAAGGAAGCAATTCTTGCCAGTCTAAAGTCTGGTTATGTTGATGTCCTTATAACCGATCAAATTGTTGCTAAAGAATTAGCAGGAAATGAGCAATAG
- a CDS encoding uroporphyrinogen decarboxylase family protein: MNHRDRVTQSIYHGKTDRIATGEWAIDKILMSKILNKNLKEFDKYHDTIKVYELLNIDLKGVDCTFESSPVKECLGISKAGRRIIKDGWGEIFEESEFGTLNAGLIESPIKSPADIYLYRFPPISIYERNAEEIEKWVQETDFYIGALVWGGRGMLTSLLGYENYMTWSLTNCSELECLIQEFTQYNSEIAKMYIDAGVQLILLEDDLAGNKGLLMSPNFYRTSLFPHLKAEIEVIKKYARSKGKEIPVFFHSDGNINQVIQDLIDIGIDGLHPLEPAAGMDIASVKLQYGNKITLMGNIDTRFILPMGTPVDVENEVKRVLDAASSEGGLILSSANMFTADVPVKNVFTVYETVKNYITG, translated from the coding sequence ATGAATCATCGTGATAGAGTTACACAAAGTATTTATCACGGGAAAACTGATCGAATAGCTACCGGGGAGTGGGCAATTGATAAAATTTTAATGAGTAAGATATTAAATAAGAACCTGAAAGAATTTGATAAATATCATGACACCATTAAGGTTTATGAACTTCTGAATATAGATTTAAAAGGTGTTGATTGTACTTTTGAATCAAGTCCGGTAAAAGAATGTTTAGGAATAAGCAAAGCAGGGCGAAGAATTATTAAAGATGGTTGGGGAGAAATATTTGAAGAATCGGAATTTGGAACCTTGAATGCTGGATTAATTGAATCACCGATTAAAAGTCCTGCTGATATTTATTTATATCGCTTTCCACCGATCTCTATTTATGAAAGAAATGCTGAAGAAATTGAAAAATGGGTTCAAGAAACCGATTTTTATATAGGTGCTTTGGTTTGGGGAGGCCGTGGCATGTTGACCTCGTTACTTGGATACGAAAACTATATGACTTGGTCTCTTACCAACTGTTCTGAACTTGAATGCCTCATTCAAGAATTTACTCAATACAACTCAGAAATCGCCAAAATGTATATTGATGCTGGTGTTCAATTAATTCTATTAGAGGATGATTTAGCGGGAAACAAGGGATTACTGATGTCACCAAATTTTTATCGAACTTCACTTTTTCCACATTTAAAAGCTGAAATTGAAGTAATCAAAAAATATGCTCGCTCAAAAGGAAAAGAGATTCCAGTTTTTTTTCATTCAGACGGAAATATTAATCAAGTCATTCAAGATCTCATAGATATCGGAATTGACGGGCTTCATCCCCTTGAGCCGGCAGCTGGAATGGATATTGCATCAGTAAAATTACAGTATGGAAATAAAATTACGCTTATGGGAAATATTGATACCAGGTTTATCCTTCCGATGGGAACTCCCGTAGATGTTGAAAACGAAGTGAAACGGGTTTTAGATGCCGCTTCATCGGAAGGGGGATTGATTTTATCAAGTGCAAATATGTTTACTGCAGATGTTCCAGTTAAAAACGTATTCACCGTTTATGAAACTGTTAAGAATTATATAACTGGTTAA
- a CDS encoding carbohydrate ABC transporter permease: MIKKISQRHKIVYYLLLPSIITLILFTLFPFFYNLWASVQNYDLIYPNQKHFIGLSNFIKALTNQEFWNSLKTTFYFSGLGIILQLLIGLGVGLLFGREFKGKNILRTLLILPMVAMPVATAYIWRIMFSPSLGIINYVFQKIGLQGSEWIAGYNSVIPSLVIVDTWQWSPFMILIISSGLMSLPKEPYEAAKIEGATGFQTLKNITLPLLKPIISIAFVFRLIDSFRTFDIIYSLTGGGPGHASETLNINIYLNAFRNLDIGYSGSLVIIFLFLINIVTLFVIRRTGFEESILK, translated from the coding sequence ATGATAAAAAAAATTTCTCAACGCCATAAAATAGTGTATTATCTCCTTTTGCCAAGCATCATAACCCTAATTCTGTTTACGCTTTTTCCTTTTTTTTATAACCTTTGGGCAAGCGTTCAGAACTATGATTTAATTTACCCAAATCAAAAACATTTTATAGGGCTGAGTAATTTTATTAAAGCCTTAACCAACCAGGAATTTTGGAATTCGTTAAAAACGACCTTCTATTTTAGTGGTCTTGGAATAATCTTACAATTACTCATCGGATTAGGGGTTGGATTGCTTTTTGGGAGAGAATTTAAAGGAAAAAACATTTTGCGTACTCTATTGATTTTACCCATGGTTGCAATGCCCGTTGCAACCGCCTACATATGGAGAATTATGTTTAGCCCTTCTTTGGGAATTATCAATTATGTCTTTCAGAAAATAGGTCTGCAAGGTTCCGAGTGGATTGCTGGATACAATTCGGTGATACCTTCCTTAGTTATTGTCGATACCTGGCAATGGTCTCCTTTCATGATTTTAATTATTTCCTCGGGACTTATGTCGCTCCCCAAAGAACCGTATGAAGCTGCCAAAATTGAAGGAGCAACGGGTTTTCAAACCTTAAAAAATATAACCTTGCCTCTTTTAAAACCAATTATAAGCATAGCATTTGTCTTTCGGCTAATTGATAGTTTCCGTACTTTCGATATTATTTACTCACTTACCGGGGGTGGACCTGGGCATGCCTCAGAGACCCTGAACATAAATATTTATCTTAATGCTTTTCGTAACCTTGACATAGGTTATTCTGGATCTTTAGTCATAATTTTTCTATTTTTAATCAATATTGTTACCCTGTTTGTGATTCGCAGGACTGGTTTTGAGGAAAGCATTTTAAAGTAA
- a CDS encoding ABC transporter substrate-binding protein: MKKSFLTVILSLSFVVFFSLSVFSAEFPGPDAAKIDWNQSNGQSIRVMACSRDAITYLKNIVPEFEKLTGIKVAIDDYPEAEFFRKIIIDLSSGNPVSDVFMLSHAYSTMYEAGGWLEPLEPYLENSSLTDKAWYDFEDYPAGSLSAVVINGKLYGIPIAPDNQIVFYRKDLFEEAGLLYPNNMDELYDDAVKLNNPPNHAGVVLRLARGAGTHWPWNGYIQNYGGSWLNTETKRPELDSPQVIAGTEMYLKLLKDAGPAGAVNYSWYEASSDFAQGKAAIFAGDANIFMSSFEDPSRSQVAGKVAYALLPPAPDGNNAPAAGTAWHWGMSSVSKSKEAGWLFIQWATSKDIALRLGIDTTEIMRNSIWQSETLKNKYPTVPDWIEASSATMNQFSGLYRFPRVKEFGPLADIVEALLQEMFLGQISVADGMAKAQAQTLEVMKME; this comes from the coding sequence ATGAAAAAGTCATTTTTAACAGTTATTTTAAGTCTCTCATTTGTAGTATTCTTTTCTTTGAGCGTTTTTTCGGCAGAATTTCCCGGACCTGATGCAGCAAAAATTGACTGGAATCAGTCTAATGGGCAATCAATTCGTGTTATGGCATGTAGCCGAGATGCGATTACTTATTTGAAAAATATCGTTCCTGAGTTTGAAAAACTTACTGGAATTAAAGTTGCTATTGATGATTATCCAGAAGCTGAGTTCTTTCGTAAGATCATTATTGACCTTTCATCAGGAAATCCTGTATCTGATGTATTTATGTTAAGCCATGCTTATTCCACCATGTATGAAGCAGGCGGATGGTTAGAACCTTTAGAACCATATTTGGAAAATTCGAGCTTGACTGATAAAGCATGGTATGATTTCGAGGATTACCCTGCCGGTAGTTTAAGTGCTGTGGTGATTAACGGTAAATTATACGGAATACCAATTGCTCCTGATAATCAAATTGTTTTCTACAGAAAAGATCTATTTGAAGAAGCGGGACTTCTTTATCCGAACAATATGGATGAACTCTATGATGATGCCGTAAAATTAAATAATCCACCCAACCATGCTGGAGTCGTTTTAAGATTAGCAAGAGGTGCCGGTACTCACTGGCCATGGAATGGTTACATTCAAAATTATGGTGGATCCTGGCTCAATACTGAAACTAAACGACCAGAATTGGATAGTCCGCAGGTTATTGCTGGAACTGAAATGTACTTAAAACTTCTCAAAGATGCAGGACCAGCTGGAGCGGTTAATTATAGTTGGTATGAAGCGAGTTCAGATTTTGCCCAAGGCAAAGCAGCAATATTTGCTGGTGACGCTAATATATTTATGAGCTCGTTTGAAGATCCTTCTCGGTCTCAAGTTGCTGGTAAAGTTGCTTATGCATTATTACCGCCAGCTCCCGATGGAAATAATGCGCCAGCTGCAGGTACTGCTTGGCATTGGGGTATGAGTAGCGTTTCTAAATCGAAAGAAGCTGGATGGTTGTTTATTCAATGGGCAACCAGCAAAGACATAGCTCTGAGATTAGGTATTGATACAACCGAAATCATGAGAAACTCAATATGGCAAAGTGAAACTTTGAAAAATAAATATCCAACAGTTCCAGATTGGATTGAAGCCAGTTCAGCTACCATGAATCAGTTCTCTGGTTTGTATCGATTCCCCAGAGTAAAAGAATTTGGACCTTTAGCTGATATTGTTGAAGCTCTCTTGCAAGAAATGTTCTTAGGACAAATATCAGTGGCCGATGGAATGGCAAAAGCCCAAGCACAAACCTTAGAAGTCATGAAAATGGAATAA
- the hisG gene encoding ATP phosphoribosyltransferase, with the protein MDKLTLCIPTGRLKDETIVLLSKIPSWPSDFNLNSRKLIFEDLSLPWNIILSHPKDSSTYVEFGAADIGIVGKDILQERGNEVYELCDLQIGICQMVVAGPENLSAAELFGKDSLRIATKYPNITRHYLQEKGLNADILYLYGSIELAPIIRLTDAIIDLVSTGKTLRDNKLKIIEELFPVSARLVANRISIKTKMESIFSFVQQLKGVIGNE; encoded by the coding sequence ATGGATAAACTCACCCTCTGTATCCCTACCGGCCGACTAAAAGATGAAACTATTGTCCTACTTTCAAAAATACCTTCCTGGCCATCTGATTTTAATCTGAATTCACGTAAGTTAATTTTTGAAGATCTATCGCTGCCTTGGAATATCATTCTTTCCCACCCAAAAGACAGCTCTACTTATGTAGAATTTGGCGCTGCCGATATAGGAATTGTTGGGAAAGACATCCTTCAAGAAAGAGGAAACGAAGTCTATGAACTATGTGACCTACAGATCGGTATTTGCCAAATGGTGGTTGCTGGACCGGAAAATCTCTCGGCTGCTGAACTTTTTGGAAAAGATTCCTTAAGGATTGCTACGAAGTATCCCAACATCACTCGCCATTACCTTCAAGAAAAGGGCTTAAACGCTGACATCCTCTATCTCTATGGATCAATTGAGTTAGCTCCAATTATTCGTTTGACCGATGCGATTATCGACTTAGTTTCAACTGGTAAAACTCTTCGGGATAATAAACTGAAAATTATTGAAGAGCTCTTTCCTGTATCAGCCCGTTTAGTTGCTAATCGAATTAGCATAAAAACCAAAATGGAAAGTATTTTTTCATTCGTCCAACAACTGAAAGGAGTAATCGGAAATGAGTGA
- the ypfJ gene encoding KPN_02809 family neutral zinc metallopeptidase, protein MYWKGRRQSNNIEDRRGTATKGVIGGGIGTIIVVLLFALLGGNPSAILDQISIPNSEYANDYQETEEEKELVEFVSVVLAEIEDVWTAIFKENGREYILPRLVLYSGFVDSACGMAGSSTGPFYCPGDYRVYIDLSFFNELQHRFQAPGDFAIAYVIAHEVGHHVQNLLGITDEIMSYRNRLSQKDFNQLMIRLELQADYLAGVWAHYVNRMDLLDESDVQEALNAASAVGDDRIQKSTQGYVVPDSFTHGTSEQRKRWFYKGFKSGNLKDGDTFNTDVL, encoded by the coding sequence ATGTATTGGAAGGGTAGAAGGCAGAGTAATAATATAGAAGACCGGAGAGGGACAGCAACCAAAGGAGTCATTGGTGGTGGAATTGGAACTATAATAGTTGTCTTATTGTTTGCTTTGCTTGGTGGGAATCCTTCTGCTATTTTAGATCAAATCTCCATTCCCAATTCAGAATATGCGAATGATTATCAGGAAACCGAAGAAGAAAAAGAACTCGTTGAGTTTGTTTCAGTAGTTCTTGCTGAAATTGAAGATGTGTGGACAGCAATTTTTAAAGAAAATGGAAGAGAGTATATTTTACCACGACTGGTGCTCTATTCCGGTTTTGTTGACTCAGCCTGTGGAATGGCTGGTTCTTCAACCGGTCCTTTTTACTGCCCTGGAGATTATCGAGTTTATATTGACCTCAGCTTTTTTAATGAACTTCAGCATCGATTCCAAGCACCAGGTGATTTCGCCATTGCCTATGTGATCGCCCACGAGGTGGGGCATCACGTTCAAAACCTTTTGGGAATTACCGATGAAATAATGTCATACCGTAATCGACTTAGTCAAAAAGATTTTAACCAGTTAATGATTCGATTAGAGCTCCAAGCTGATTACTTAGCCGGAGTCTGGGCGCACTATGTTAATCGAATGGATCTTCTTGACGAAAGCGATGTTCAAGAAGCCCTTAATGCTGCCAGCGCAGTTGGTGACGACCGCATTCAAAAGAGTACTCAAGGATATGTTGTACCCGATAGCTTTACCCATGGTACATCCGAACAGCGGAAAAGATGGTTTTATAAAGGTTTCAAGTCAGGCAATTTGAAGGATGGCGACACTTTTAACACTGATGTATTATAA
- a CDS encoding carbohydrate ABC transporter permease, producing the protein MRSWKGIEILKNRIAFIIVLGIVIIMLFPIIWMVTTSFKNSVDSMSIPPKWFFQPTAENYESILKNQDFINAFKNSLLVAGISLAIVLIIGLPGAYALERFNFKRKKDLAFWILSTRMAPPIGVLLPFYLMFRRFNLTDTRISLILMHITINLALTIWVMRGFFREIPYELEESAQIDGCSTLGSFFKIILPLSINGIISTAILGFIFSWNDFIFASVLAGGSSRTLPVVVARFIGYYEIKWGELSAGGVVAIIPAIIFIGFVQKYLVRGLTFGALKE; encoded by the coding sequence ATGAGAAGCTGGAAAGGAATAGAAATACTTAAAAACCGGATCGCTTTTATTATTGTTTTAGGTATTGTTATAATAATGCTTTTTCCCATAATCTGGATGGTTACTACCTCTTTTAAAAATTCAGTAGATTCTATGAGCATTCCTCCCAAGTGGTTTTTTCAACCGACCGCTGAAAATTATGAAAGTATACTTAAAAATCAAGACTTTATTAATGCTTTCAAAAACAGTTTATTAGTCGCAGGGATATCTTTGGCGATAGTTCTTATTATTGGTTTACCGGGAGCCTATGCTTTGGAAAGATTTAACTTTAAAAGAAAGAAGGACTTAGCATTTTGGATTTTAAGTACCCGAATGGCTCCACCAATTGGTGTTCTTCTTCCTTTTTATCTCATGTTCAGAAGGTTTAACCTAACCGATACTCGTATCTCTCTCATATTGATGCACATTACGATTAACTTAGCGTTGACGATATGGGTTATGAGAGGATTTTTTCGGGAAATTCCTTACGAGTTAGAGGAGTCCGCACAAATCGATGGTTGCAGCACCTTAGGATCTTTTTTTAAGATCATTCTTCCCCTTTCTATTAATGGAATAATTTCCACGGCAATTTTAGGGTTTATCTTTTCTTGGAATGACTTTATATTTGCCAGTGTTCTTGCCGGTGGTAGCTCTCGAACTCTACCTGTTGTTGTAGCTCGGTTTATCGGATATTATGAAATTAAATGGGGAGAGCTTTCGGCAGGAGGAGTAGTGGCCATTATTCCAGCAATTATATTTATTGGTTTTGTTCAAAAATACTTAGTACGAGGCCTTACCTTTGGTGCTTTAAAAGAATAG
- the hisZ gene encoding ATP phosphoribosyltransferase regulatory subunit produces the protein MDLVLGMKDNHPQEVLKKREIEFKLRHLFSSWGFEEVETPTLEYYATLQKVIGDELKERLFQFINREGKLVCLRPDFTTSIARKYSSDLIGKNKTIRVFYDGKIFRYPSSPLRTESELTQMGLENIGDNSPAVDAEVVSLAIIALQKSGIRDFAVDIGHVGFFRGILNASGYSSSFQQKLKAIVKAKDFIALKNFLENNSPAEPKLVSLLLDFPFLRGKKEFLNDINDKLPRNHQITDSLERIGKVWDILSDYGLEKNIWVNLGLIRDFDYYSGIIFEGFSPFSGSPLLAGGRYDELFGIFGQDRPACGFALFIERLVEVCEKSQQDINQTFKSYTIFYPSEHRKAVFILTQKLRKQLRAVIAQEQNDVPFTLKLTDGFKEYTWTNINWDTIYEQIQEVIKNG, from the coding sequence TTGGATTTAGTTTTGGGTATGAAAGATAACCATCCCCAAGAAGTTCTTAAAAAAAGAGAAATTGAATTTAAACTTCGACATTTATTCAGTTCCTGGGGTTTTGAAGAAGTTGAAACACCCACCCTTGAATATTATGCTACCTTACAGAAAGTCATAGGTGATGAATTAAAAGAACGGCTTTTTCAATTCATTAATCGTGAAGGAAAATTAGTCTGCCTTCGTCCTGATTTCACGACTTCGATAGCTCGAAAATATAGTAGTGATTTAATTGGCAAAAACAAAACTATTCGAGTTTTTTACGATGGAAAAATTTTCCGCTACCCTTCTTCGCCCCTTCGTACCGAGAGCGAACTCACTCAAATGGGATTAGAAAATATCGGGGATAATTCACCAGCTGTGGATGCCGAAGTGGTTTCCTTGGCAATTATCGCCCTGCAAAAATCCGGAATCCGTGATTTTGCCGTGGATATTGGTCATGTCGGTTTTTTCCGAGGAATACTCAATGCTTCAGGGTATTCATCCAGTTTTCAGCAAAAATTAAAAGCCATAGTGAAAGCGAAGGATTTTATTGCATTGAAAAACTTTTTAGAAAACAATTCTCCAGCAGAACCCAAACTGGTTTCACTGCTTCTTGATTTCCCTTTTCTCCGAGGAAAAAAAGAATTCCTAAATGACATTAATGATAAATTACCGAGAAATCATCAAATCACCGACTCCTTGGAAAGAATAGGAAAAGTTTGGGATATTTTGTCCGATTATGGATTAGAGAAAAATATTTGGGTGAACTTAGGTCTTATTCGGGATTTTGATTACTATTCAGGAATAATTTTCGAGGGTTTCTCACCTTTTTCCGGATCTCCTCTTTTAGCCGGTGGTCGTTATGATGAATTATTTGGTATTTTTGGTCAAGATCGCCCTGCTTGTGGTTTTGCTCTTTTTATTGAACGTCTGGTTGAGGTATGCGAAAAGTCTCAACAGGATATTAACCAAACCTTTAAGTCTTATACTATTTTTTATCCATCCGAGCATCGTAAAGCTGTCTTCATTCTAACTCAAAAGTTACGTAAACAGCTTCGAGCCGTCATTGCCCAAGAACAAAATGATGTTCCCTTTACTCTCAAATTAACTGATGGATTCAAAGAGTACACCTGGACTAACATAAATTGGGATACTATATATGAACAGATACAAGAGGTAATCAAAAATGGATAA